A genomic window from Mesorhizobium sp. 131-2-1 includes:
- a CDS encoding circularly permuted type 2 ATP-grasp protein, translated as MAAFDEMLPEVSGLRRPYSAYDRWLKEQDPARLTQKMQDAERVFRKTGITFAVYGEQEASERLIPFDIVPRIISGNEWRRLTQGIEQRVQALNAFLDDIYHRQEILRAGRVPRELVAKNEAFLPEMIGVRPPAGVYTHIIGVDIVRISENEFYVLEDNARTPSGVSYMLENRETMMQLFPELFQQIKVRPVENYPQLLRQSLAAVRPKGTKDAPTIAVLTPGSYNSAYFEHAFLADQMGVQLVEGQDLRVVDGHVAMRTTEGYKQIDVLYRRVDDSFLDPLTFRPDSALGVPGIMDVYRAGNITIANAPGTGIADDKAIYSYMPEIVEFYTGRKAILGNIPTWRCSEADSLKYVLEHISELVIKEVHGSGGYGMLVGPAATKKECQDFAKKLAAKPSNYIAQPTLALSTCPILTEKGLSPRHVDLRPYVLVSDRIQIVPGGLTRVALKEGSLVVNSSQGGGTKDTWVLDD; from the coding sequence TTGGCAGCGTTCGATGAAATGCTTCCGGAAGTTTCCGGACTGAGAAGACCATATTCGGCTTATGATCGCTGGCTGAAGGAGCAAGACCCGGCCAGGCTCACCCAGAAAATGCAGGATGCCGAGCGCGTCTTCCGCAAGACCGGCATCACCTTTGCCGTCTATGGCGAGCAGGAAGCCTCCGAACGGCTGATCCCCTTCGACATCGTCCCGCGCATCATCTCGGGCAATGAATGGCGCCGCCTGACGCAGGGCATCGAGCAGCGCGTCCAGGCGCTGAACGCCTTCCTCGACGACATCTACCACCGCCAGGAGATCCTGCGCGCCGGCCGTGTGCCCAGGGAGTTGGTCGCCAAGAACGAGGCCTTCCTGCCAGAAATGATCGGGGTGAGGCCGCCGGCCGGCGTCTACACCCACATCATAGGCGTCGACATCGTGCGCATCAGCGAGAATGAGTTCTACGTGCTGGAGGACAACGCACGCACGCCCTCCGGCGTCTCCTACATGCTGGAAAACCGCGAGACGATGATGCAGCTCTTCCCCGAGCTGTTCCAGCAGATCAAGGTGCGGCCGGTTGAGAACTATCCGCAGCTCTTGCGCCAATCGCTCGCAGCGGTGCGGCCGAAGGGCACCAAGGATGCGCCGACCATCGCCGTGCTGACGCCGGGCAGCTACAACTCCGCTTATTTCGAGCATGCCTTCCTCGCCGACCAGATGGGCGTGCAACTGGTCGAGGGCCAGGACTTGCGCGTCGTCGACGGCCACGTCGCGATGCGCACGACGGAAGGCTACAAGCAGATCGACGTGCTCTACCGGCGCGTGGACGATTCTTTCCTCGACCCGCTCACCTTCCGCCCTGACTCGGCACTTGGCGTGCCCGGCATCATGGATGTCTACCGCGCCGGCAACATCACCATCGCCAACGCGCCGGGAACCGGCATCGCCGACGACAAGGCGATCTATTCCTACATGCCCGAGATCGTCGAATTCTACACCGGCCGCAAGGCGATCCTCGGCAACATCCCGACCTGGCGTTGCTCGGAGGCGGACAGCCTGAAATATGTGCTGGAGCACATCAGCGAGCTCGTCATCAAGGAGGTGCACGGTTCCGGCGGCTACGGCATGCTGGTCGGTCCCGCGGCGACCAAGAAGGAATGCCAGGACTTCGCCAAGAAGCTCGCGGCAAAGCCTTCGAACTACATTGCCCAGCCGACGCTGGCGCTGTCGACTTGCCCGATCCTGACCGAGAAGGGCCTGTCGCCCCGCCATGTCGACCTCAGGCCCTATGTGCTGGTCTCCGACCGGATCCAGATCGTGCCCGGCGGCCTGACGCGCGTCGCGCTCAAGGAAGGTTCGCTCGTTGTGAATTCATCGCAGGGTGGCGGCACCAAAGACACCTGGGTGCTTGATGATTGA
- a CDS encoding Lrp/AsnC ligand binding domain-containing protein has translation MKAFFVQIKCDLGKAYEVAGALADAEIASEIYSTAGNYDLLAKFYVDDQQDVGHFINEKVQVLPGIKDTFTIVTFRAF, from the coding sequence ATGAAGGCATTTTTCGTGCAGATTAAGTGCGATCTGGGCAAGGCCTATGAGGTCGCCGGCGCGCTCGCCGATGCCGAGATCGCCTCGGAGATCTACTCGACCGCCGGCAATTACGACCTGCTCGCCAAATTCTATGTCGACGATCAGCAGGACGTCGGCCACTTCATCAACGAGAAGGTGCAGGTGCTGCCCGGCATCAAGGACACCTTCACCATCGTCACTTTCCGGGCTTTCTGA
- a CDS encoding DUF4864 domain-containing protein, translated as MRRSLFAFAIIPFLFMSSAFAGDAEIKAAQTVIDSQLKAFVANDGVKAYSFAAPNVKRVFPTVDMFMNMVTNGYAPVRKPQSYSFGKVEQTGPTSIIQQVMIVGPDGKDYEAVYTLEQQPDGSFQITGCSLRASTSLST; from the coding sequence ATGCGCCGCTCATTATTCGCATTCGCAATCATTCCATTCCTTTTCATGTCCTCGGCCTTTGCCGGCGACGCCGAGATCAAGGCGGCGCAGACGGTCATCGACAGCCAATTGAAAGCCTTCGTCGCCAATGACGGCGTTAAGGCCTACAGTTTCGCCGCGCCGAATGTGAAGCGGGTCTTCCCGACCGTCGACATGTTCATGAATATGGTGACCAACGGCTACGCGCCGGTGCGCAAGCCGCAGAGCTATTCCTTCGGCAAGGTCGAGCAGACCGGGCCGACCTCGATCATCCAGCAGGTGATGATCGTCGGGCCCGACGGTAAGGACTACGAGGCGGTCTATACGCTGGAGCAGCAGCCCGACGGCAGTTTTCAGATCACCGGCTGCAGCCTGCGCGCATCGACGTCGCTCAGCACCTGA
- the tgt gene encoding tRNA guanosine(34) transglycosylase Tgt: MTETFSFKLLATDGKARRGAISMPRGEIRTPAFMPVGTGGTVKAMYMDQVRGVGADIILGNTYHLMLRPGAERVAKLGGLHEFARWPYPILTDSGGFQVMSLSKLRKLSEKGVTFRSHIDGAPYEMSPERSIEIQGLLDSDIQMQLDECVALPAKPKEIERAMELSLRWAERCKTAFGDQPGKAMFGIVQGGDSAAMRVRSAQALKAMDLKGYAVGGLAVGEPQAVMLEMLDITCPELPADRPRYLMGVGTPDDILKSVARGIDMFDCVMPTRAGRHGLAYTRRGKVNLRNARHADDPRPLDEESDCPAARDYSRAYLHHLVRSQESLGAMLLTWNNLSYYQKLMQDIRAAIEAQAFEARAAEISEGWARGDIPVI; this comes from the coding sequence ATGACTGAGACGTTCTCCTTCAAGCTGCTTGCCACCGACGGCAAGGCGCGGCGCGGCGCGATTTCGATGCCGCGCGGCGAGATCCGCACGCCGGCCTTCATGCCGGTCGGCACCGGCGGCACCGTCAAGGCCATGTATATGGACCAGGTGCGCGGGGTCGGCGCCGACATCATCCTCGGCAACACCTATCATCTGATGCTGAGGCCGGGCGCCGAGCGCGTCGCGAAGCTCGGCGGCCTGCATGAATTCGCGCGTTGGCCATACCCTATCCTGACCGACAGCGGCGGCTTCCAGGTGATGTCGCTGTCGAAGCTGCGAAAACTCTCGGAGAAGGGCGTCACCTTCCGCTCGCATATAGACGGCGCGCCCTACGAGATGTCGCCGGAGCGGTCGATCGAAATCCAGGGCCTGCTCGATTCCGACATCCAGATGCAGCTCGACGAATGCGTGGCGCTGCCGGCCAAGCCGAAGGAGATCGAGCGCGCCATGGAATTGTCGCTGCGCTGGGCCGAGCGCTGCAAGACGGCCTTCGGCGACCAGCCCGGCAAGGCGATGTTCGGCATCGTCCAGGGCGGCGACAGCGCGGCCATGCGCGTGCGTTCCGCCCAGGCGCTGAAGGCCATGGATCTGAAAGGCTATGCCGTCGGCGGACTGGCCGTTGGCGAGCCGCAGGCGGTCATGCTGGAGATGCTCGACATCACCTGTCCGGAACTGCCGGCCGACAGGCCGCGCTATCTGATGGGCGTCGGCACGCCGGACGACATCTTGAAATCGGTGGCGCGCGGCATCGACATGTTCGACTGCGTGATGCCGACCCGCGCCGGCCGCCATGGCCTCGCCTATACGCGCCGCGGCAAGGTCAACCTGCGCAACGCCCGTCACGCCGACGATCCGCGTCCGCTGGACGAGGAGAGCGACTGCCCGGCGGCACGCGACTATTCGCGCGCCTATCTGCACCACCTGGTGCGCTCGCAGGAATCGCTGGGGGCGATGCTGCTCACCTGGAACAACCTGTCCTACTACCAGAAGCTGATGCAGGACATCCGCGCCGCGATCGAGGCGCAAGCGTTCGAAGCGCGCGCGGCGGAGATTTCGGAAGGCTGGGCGCGGGGCGACATTCCGGTGATCTGA